Proteins encoded by one window of Mesorhizobium sp. INR15:
- a CDS encoding DNA translocase FtsK produces MRSGASAPLALADTGHGIQAFARRQVGRLVGASLFAVVAFGVASLATWNVADPSFSHATANTVTNAMGYAGAVFSDLAMQFFGLAAVAALVPAVIWGFLLFSARGVDRLPKRGLFWFGYALLAAAIAGCVVPPKTWPLPTGLGGVFGDMVLKIPGLVLGGYPTGLVASVIALLLAAPTLWLFAFGSALIGRKNGFAIQEESVVDPRDQDDPLFDNEEDEGDEGILALGAITHWWLSLRAYLRRRAARRREEDDFEPQMEPRASAWRRAAERVESAEFAESRMSADGRARVEPEFFAAMVNDRTVSLDPDDADVFETEADDDMDFDSESEPVGQRRASPNAKVQQFRSDAATRVEAPAPRPAPGARVQREAQTSLIGSEKFEMPSLHFLSEPKNVVRDASLSKDALEQNARLLEGVLEDFGVKGEIIAVRPGPVVTLYELEPAPGIKSSRVIGLSDDIARSMSAIACRVAVVPGRNAIGIELPNAKRETVYLREILASRDFETTKAKLALALGKTINGEAVIVDIAKMPHVLVAGTTGSGKSVAINTMILSLLYRLKPEECRLIMIDPKMLELSVYDGIPHLLTPVVTDPKKAVVALKWTVREMEDRYRKMSKVGVRNIDGFNARVSQADKKGEKISRTVQTGFDRQTGEAIYETENLDLEPMPYIVVIIDEMADLMMVAGKDIEGAVQRLAQMARAAGIHVIMATQRPSVDVITGTIKANFPTRISFQVTSKIDSRTILGEQGAEQLLGMGDMLYMAGGGRIQRVHGPFVADEEVEKIVAHLKLQGVPEYLDAITEDDGEDDDEPSGKGGSGNGGGNSNFEDSDDPYDQAVSVVLRDGKASTSYIQRRLGIGYNRAASIIEKMEKEGIVGPANHAGKREILVPTEDDKF; encoded by the coding sequence ATGCGTTCAGGGGCTTCAGCACCGCTTGCGCTAGCCGATACGGGGCACGGCATCCAGGCGTTCGCGCGGCGTCAGGTCGGCCGGCTGGTCGGTGCCAGCCTGTTCGCGGTGGTCGCCTTCGGCGTCGCCAGCCTGGCGACATGGAACGTCGCTGATCCAAGTTTCTCGCACGCCACCGCCAACACCGTCACCAACGCCATGGGTTATGCCGGCGCGGTGTTTTCCGATCTTGCCATGCAGTTCTTCGGCCTCGCCGCCGTCGCGGCGCTGGTGCCGGCCGTGATCTGGGGCTTCCTGCTGTTCAGTGCGCGCGGGGTCGACAGGCTGCCGAAGCGCGGGCTGTTCTGGTTCGGCTACGCGCTGCTTGCCGCGGCGATCGCCGGCTGCGTCGTGCCACCCAAGACCTGGCCCTTGCCGACCGGTCTTGGCGGCGTGTTCGGCGACATGGTGCTCAAGATTCCGGGACTTGTCCTTGGCGGTTATCCGACCGGGCTGGTCGCCAGCGTCATCGCCCTCTTGCTGGCGGCACCGACACTTTGGCTTTTCGCCTTTGGCTCGGCCCTGATCGGCCGCAAGAACGGCTTTGCCATCCAGGAGGAATCCGTCGTCGATCCGCGCGATCAGGATGATCCCCTGTTCGACAATGAGGAAGACGAGGGCGACGAGGGCATTCTGGCGCTTGGCGCCATCACCCACTGGTGGCTGTCCTTGCGCGCCTACCTTCGCCGCCGCGCCGCGCGCCGCCGCGAAGAGGATGATTTCGAGCCGCAGATGGAGCCGCGCGCCAGCGCCTGGCGCCGCGCCGCCGAACGGGTCGAATCGGCCGAGTTCGCCGAATCACGCATGAGCGCCGACGGCCGCGCCCGCGTCGAGCCTGAATTCTTCGCTGCGATGGTCAATGACAGGACCGTTTCGCTCGACCCTGACGATGCCGATGTCTTCGAGACTGAAGCCGATGACGACATGGATTTTGATTCGGAGTCCGAGCCTGTCGGCCAGCGCCGCGCCTCGCCCAATGCCAAGGTGCAGCAGTTCCGTTCCGACGCAGCCACCCGTGTCGAGGCACCGGCACCGCGTCCGGCCCCCGGCGCCCGCGTCCAGCGCGAAGCGCAGACGTCGCTGATCGGCTCGGAAAAGTTCGAAATGCCGTCGTTGCATTTCCTGTCCGAGCCCAAGAACGTGGTGCGCGACGCCAGCCTGTCCAAGGACGCGCTGGAGCAGAATGCCCGTCTGCTCGAAGGCGTGCTGGAGGATTTCGGCGTCAAGGGCGAAATCATCGCCGTTCGTCCGGGTCCGGTGGTCACGCTTTACGAGCTTGAGCCGGCGCCCGGCATCAAATCGTCGCGGGTGATCGGCCTGTCCGATGACATCGCCCGCTCGATGAGCGCGATCGCCTGCCGCGTCGCGGTGGTGCCCGGCCGCAATGCTATCGGCATCGAACTGCCCAATGCCAAGCGCGAGACCGTGTATCTGCGCGAAATCCTGGCCAGCCGGGATTTCGAGACCACCAAGGCCAAGCTGGCGCTGGCGCTGGGCAAGACCATCAATGGCGAGGCGGTCATCGTCGATATCGCCAAGATGCCGCACGTGCTGGTCGCTGGCACCACCGGTTCCGGCAAGTCGGTCGCCATCAACACGATGATCCTGTCGCTGCTCTACCGGCTGAAGCCGGAGGAATGCCGGCTGATCATGATCGACCCGAAGATGCTGGAACTTTCCGTCTATGACGGCATCCCGCATCTTTTGACCCCTGTGGTCACCGACCCCAAGAAGGCTGTGGTGGCGTTGAAATGGACCGTGCGGGAGATGGAAGACCGCTACCGCAAGATGTCCAAGGTCGGCGTGCGCAACATCGACGGCTTCAACGCGCGTGTCAGCCAGGCCGACAAGAAGGGCGAGAAGATCTCGCGCACGGTGCAGACCGGCTTTGACCGCCAGACCGGCGAAGCGATCTACGAAACCGAGAATCTCGATCTCGAGCCAATGCCCTATATCGTCGTCATCATCGACGAAATGGCCGACCTGATGATGGTCGCGGGCAAGGATATCGAAGGCGCGGTGCAGCGTCTGGCGCAGATGGCGCGCGCCGCCGGCATCCATGTCATCATGGCGACGCAGCGTCCGTCGGTTGACGTTATCACCGGCACGATCAAGGCCAATTTCCCGACCCGTATCTCGTTCCAGGTGACGTCGAAGATCGACAGCCGCACCATCCTTGGCGAACAGGGCGCCGAACAGCTGCTCGGTATGGGCGACATGCTCTACATGGCCGGTGGCGGCCGCATCCAGCGCGTCCACGGGCCGTTTGTCGCCGATGAGGAGGTCGAGAAGATCGTCGCGCATCTGAAACTGCAGGGCGTGCCTGAATATCTCGACGCCATCACAGAGGACGATGGCGAGGACGACGACGAACCGTCGGGCAAGGGCGGTTCGGGCAACGGCGGCGGCAACAGCAATTTCGAGGATTCCGACGATCCCTATGATCAGGCGGTGTCCGTGGTGCTGCGCGACGGCAAGGCTTCGACCAGCTATATCCAGCGCCGGCTCGGCATCGGCTACAACCGTGCTGCCTCGATCATCGAGAAGATGGAGAAGGAAGGCATCGTCGGCCCGGCCAACCACGCTGGAAAGCGCGAAATCCTGGTGCCGACCGAAGACGACAAGTTCTGA
- a CDS encoding outer membrane lipoprotein carrier protein LolA: MKNDLSALGDFAPTRRQLLGFGLAIAGAAALNVMPGFQLLASAQAAVPAAAQKIADHFSSVKSMSGEFVQFGPKGEQTGGKFFLERPGKIRFNYDGSSNFKVISDGKSVVILNKKLNTSDLYPLSKTPLKLLLDNKIDLSGDRVKAVKEENDLTTIQLADKSVFGNSRITMMFDPKSYELRQWTITDAQGKDTTVMIFNVKEGVSFAADTFAIDYAANRQLNTNGSNR; the protein is encoded by the coding sequence ATGAAAAACGATCTTTCCGCGCTCGGCGATTTTGCCCCGACCCGGCGGCAGCTGCTTGGCTTTGGCCTGGCCATTGCCGGTGCCGCGGCCTTGAATGTGATGCCAGGGTTCCAGTTGCTGGCTTCGGCGCAGGCGGCTGTGCCGGCGGCGGCACAGAAGATCGCCGACCATTTCTCCTCGGTCAAATCGATGTCCGGCGAGTTCGTCCAGTTCGGCCCGAAGGGCGAGCAGACCGGCGGCAAGTTCTTTCTGGAGCGGCCGGGCAAGATCCGCTTCAACTATGACGGTTCCTCGAACTTCAAGGTCATCTCCGACGGCAAGTCGGTGGTCATTCTCAACAAGAAGCTGAACACGTCCGATCTCTACCCGCTGTCGAAGACGCCGCTGAAGCTGTTGCTCGACAACAAGATCGACCTCTCCGGAGATCGCGTCAAAGCCGTCAAGGAAGAGAACGATCTCACCACCATCCAGCTTGCCGACAAATCGGTGTTCGGCAATTCCCGGATCACCATGATGTTCGATCCGAAGTCCTATGAACTGCGTCAGTGGACGATCACCGACGCGCAAGGCAAGGACACCACGGTGATGATCTTCAACGTCAAGGAAGGCGTCAGCTTCGCAGCCGATACCTTTGCCATCGACTACGCCGCCAACCGTCAGCTCAACACCAACGGCTCTAACCGCTAG
- a CDS encoding exodeoxyribonuclease III, translated as MPFSIATWNINSVRLRMPIVERLLVEQQPDVLCLQETKCPDELFPVDAFHQLGYQHVAFHGQKGYHGVATVARRPIEIVEKRRFCEIEDSRHLSVTVRAGGKTILLHNFYVPAGGDEPDPEINRKFKHKLDFVAEMNAIRAEHDEVSASVLVGDLNIAPLEHDVWSHKQLLKVVSHTPVETENFEAMRLAGNWVDLMRLNVPLEQKLYTWWSYRAQDWNAANKGRRLDHVWSSPNLVADFAGYEILRVARGWDRPSDHVPVIARFDLE; from the coding sequence ATGCCCTTTTCCATCGCCACCTGGAACATCAACTCCGTTCGGCTGCGCATGCCGATCGTCGAGCGCCTGCTCGTCGAGCAGCAGCCGGACGTGCTCTGCCTGCAGGAAACCAAATGTCCCGACGAGCTGTTTCCGGTCGATGCGTTCCATCAGCTTGGCTACCAGCACGTCGCCTTTCATGGCCAGAAAGGCTACCACGGCGTGGCCACGGTGGCGCGGCGGCCGATCGAAATCGTCGAGAAGCGGCGGTTCTGCGAGATCGAGGACAGCCGGCATCTGTCGGTTACAGTACGGGCCGGCGGCAAGACGATCCTGCTGCACAATTTCTATGTTCCGGCCGGCGGCGACGAGCCCGACCCGGAGATCAACCGCAAGTTCAAGCACAAGCTGGATTTCGTCGCCGAGATGAATGCCATCCGCGCCGAGCACGATGAAGTTTCGGCCTCGGTGCTGGTTGGCGACCTCAACATCGCGCCGCTCGAACATGACGTATGGTCGCACAAGCAATTGCTGAAAGTCGTCAGCCATACGCCGGTCGAGACCGAGAATTTCGAAGCGATGCGGCTCGCCGGCAACTGGGTCGACCTGATGCGGCTCAACGTGCCGCTCGAGCAGAAGCTCTACACGTGGTGGAGCTATCGAGCACAGGACTGGAATGCCGCCAACAAAGGCAGACGGCTCGACCATGTCTGGTCGTCGCCCAATCTGGTGGCGGATTTTGCCGGCTATGAAATCCTGCGCGTCGCGCGCGGCTGGGACAGGCCGTCGGACCATGTGCCTGTCATTGCGCGGTTCGACCTCGAATAG
- a CDS encoding cyclic nucleotide-binding domain-containing protein, which produces MALDDDIRILSAVRLFEGFTQEQLRLLAFGAETTLLQADRKLYREDDEADSAYVVVSGRIALYREQDGERVALGTAGPGTMLSELALIADTRRLTSASAATDSEVIRLSRKMFRRILEEYPDVAAQLHQRISEEFQAMIRRIEELAPRFSG; this is translated from the coding sequence ATGGCGCTGGATGACGACATCCGCATCCTGTCCGCCGTGAGGCTCTTCGAGGGTTTCACGCAGGAACAGTTGCGCCTGCTCGCCTTCGGCGCCGAGACCACCTTGCTGCAGGCCGACCGCAAGCTCTACCGCGAGGATGACGAAGCTGATTCCGCCTATGTCGTGGTCAGCGGCCGCATTGCGCTCTACCGGGAGCAGGATGGCGAGCGCGTTGCGCTCGGCACCGCCGGCCCCGGCACCATGCTGAGCGAACTGGCGCTGATCGCCGACACAAGGCGCCTGACGAGTGCCTCCGCCGCGACCGATTCGGAAGTGATCCGGCTGAGCCGCAAGATGTTCCGGCGCATCCTGGAGGAATATCCCGATGTCGCGGCGCAGCTGCACCAGCGCATCTCGGAGGAATTCCAGGCGATGATCCGCCGCATCGAGGAACTCGCGCCCCGCTTTTCAGGGTGA
- a CDS encoding response regulator transcription factor, whose product MTSRTILIVDDDDDLRGTLVEQLSLYEEFDVLQESTAAKGVNAARGGLIDLLIMDVGLPDMDGREAVKILRKGGYKAPIIMLTGHDTDSDTILGLEAGANDYVTKPFRFAVLLARIRAQLRQHEQSEDATFSVGPYTFKPSQKLLLDQRGGKVRLTEKEASIIKYLYRADQKVVTRDVLLEEVWGYNSGVTTHTLETHVYRLRQKIERDPSNAEILVTESGGYKLVP is encoded by the coding sequence ATGACTTCACGCACCATTCTAATCGTTGATGACGATGACGACCTGCGCGGCACGCTGGTCGAGCAATTGTCCCTTTATGAGGAATTCGACGTCCTGCAGGAATCGACCGCGGCAAAAGGCGTCAATGCGGCGCGCGGCGGTCTCATCGACCTGCTCATCATGGATGTCGGCCTGCCTGACATGGATGGCCGCGAGGCGGTGAAGATATTGCGCAAGGGCGGCTACAAGGCGCCCATCATCATGCTGACCGGCCACGACACCGATTCCGACACGATTCTCGGTCTGGAAGCCGGCGCCAACGATTATGTGACCAAGCCGTTCCGCTTCGCGGTGCTGCTCGCCCGTATCCGCGCGCAGCTTCGCCAGCACGAGCAGAGCGAGGATGCCACGTTCTCGGTCGGCCCCTACACCTTCAAGCCGAGTCAGAAACTGCTGCTCGACCAGCGCGGCGGCAAGGTGCGGCTGACGGAAAAGGAAGCCTCGATCATCAAGTATCTCTATCGCGCCGACCAGAAAGTGGTAACGCGCGACGTGCTGCTCGAGGAAGTCTGGGGCTACAATTCCGGCGTCACCACGCACACGCTGGAAACCCATGTCTACCGGCTGCGTCAGAAGATCGAGCGCGATCCTTCCAATGCGGAAATTCTTGTGACAGAAAGCGGCGGCTACAAGCTGGTTCCTTAA
- a CDS encoding L,D-transpeptidase, translating to MLPKGLRVLTVRARPGHPTQGFLQAGKTVFACALGRGGISADKREGDGATPLASMRILSGYFRGDQFSGGRRTRLAMAPIAPNLGWCEVPDDRNYNRPVKIPYGASHERMLRDDRLYDACLVLDWNMAPRRRGRGSAIFFHLARPGFTPTQGCVAVTARTMARLLPLLSDRTVVRVVR from the coding sequence ATTTTGCCAAAAGGGCTGCGCGTACTGACCGTGCGGGCTAGGCCCGGACACCCAACCCAGGGGTTTCTGCAGGCCGGCAAAACCGTGTTTGCATGCGCCTTGGGGCGCGGCGGCATCTCCGCCGACAAGCGGGAGGGCGATGGCGCCACGCCGCTGGCATCAATGCGGATTTTGTCGGGATATTTTCGCGGAGACCAGTTCTCCGGCGGCCGCCGTACCAGGCTGGCAATGGCGCCGATCGCACCCAACCTCGGCTGGTGCGAGGTGCCCGACGACCGCAATTACAACCGCCCGGTCAAGATCCCCTATGGCGCCAGCCATGAGCGGATGCTGCGCGACGACCGGCTCTATGATGCCTGCCTGGTGCTGGACTGGAACATGGCGCCGCGCCGCCGTGGGCGCGGCAGCGCCATTTTCTTCCATCTGGCGCGGCCAGGCTTCACGCCCACGCAAGGTTGCGTCGCCGTGACGGCCCGCACCATGGCGCGGCTGTTGCCGTTGCTGTCGGACCGTACGGTGGTGAGGGTGGTAAGGTAG